A genomic region of uncultured Paludibaculum sp. contains the following coding sequences:
- a CDS encoding alpha/beta fold hydrolase, producing MSKNPVWDAFVWRVLPHALTGGADFGECLTTLDRVGDGSTEDWYREWMATADRVASLAAESEIRGHFISAREAYFRASNYYHAAYFPLFGAPVDPRLIRAFQSEVMCFQHAASLSQPPIEAIEIPYEGRTLPGYFLRASSEPGSRPTIVHVNGYDSNIQEMYFVHGPAAVRRGYNCLLFDGPGQGRNLIRDGLTLRPDWEHVVSAVIDFALTRPEVDPWRIVLAGWGLGGFLAPRAAAFERRIAALVADPGQWDQSDTVKSIPLTREFLLRKDSQPPASFEQFEQWVRSPAADPMFRWRTVQRGMWVHGVNSLFALVKEVVRFEISPVAGAISCPTLLTAADGDPLGRGAQKLYDALRCPKTLLHFAASDGGGGHCETLARSLYHQRVFDWLDETLCSGGCLPLQRHLREEVGASRPKQPNFLAPVEPAPAPYDWPVSRPNGFENESVFRQSDLGLPIQPHGASVETIKQID from the coding sequence TTGAGTAAGAACCCGGTTTGGGACGCGTTTGTCTGGCGGGTGTTGCCGCACGCGCTAACCGGCGGCGCCGACTTTGGCGAGTGCCTGACCACGCTAGACCGGGTGGGTGACGGCTCCACGGAGGATTGGTATCGCGAGTGGATGGCGACGGCCGATCGCGTGGCCAGCCTGGCCGCTGAGAGCGAAATCCGCGGGCATTTTATCAGCGCGAGGGAAGCCTATTTCCGTGCTTCCAACTACTATCACGCCGCCTATTTCCCGTTGTTCGGCGCGCCTGTGGACCCCCGGCTGATACGAGCATTCCAGTCCGAAGTGATGTGCTTTCAACATGCTGCATCGCTGAGTCAACCTCCCATCGAGGCGATTGAGATCCCGTATGAGGGGCGGACTCTGCCCGGATACTTCCTGCGGGCCTCGAGTGAACCGGGCAGCCGCCCGACCATCGTCCACGTGAATGGCTATGACTCGAACATTCAAGAGATGTACTTTGTGCACGGGCCCGCGGCGGTTCGGCGCGGGTACAACTGCCTGCTTTTCGATGGACCAGGCCAGGGGCGCAATCTGATCCGCGACGGACTGACCCTGCGGCCGGATTGGGAGCATGTCGTGAGTGCGGTGATCGACTTCGCCTTGACCAGGCCAGAGGTGGATCCGTGGCGGATCGTGCTGGCCGGCTGGGGGTTGGGCGGATTCCTGGCGCCCCGGGCGGCCGCATTTGAACGGCGCATCGCCGCTCTGGTGGCCGATCCAGGGCAGTGGGACCAAAGCGACACCGTGAAATCGATCCCTCTGACCAGGGAGTTTCTGCTGCGGAAGGACAGCCAGCCGCCAGCGTCGTTCGAGCAGTTCGAGCAATGGGTGCGCTCACCGGCCGCCGATCCGATGTTTCGCTGGCGCACCGTGCAGCGCGGTATGTGGGTGCATGGCGTGAATTCGTTGTTTGCCCTGGTGAAAGAGGTTGTCCGGTTCGAGATCAGTCCGGTAGCTGGCGCGATCAGTTGCCCAACATTGTTGACGGCGGCGGATGGCGACCCTCTGGGACGGGGCGCGCAAAAGCTCTACGACGCGCTGCGCTGCCCCAAGACGCTGCTGCATTTCGCGGCGTCCGACGGCGGTGGAGGGCACTGCGAAACCCTGGCGCGCAGCCTCTACCATCAGCGGGTTTTCGACTGGCTGGATGAGACGCTTTGCAGTGGCGGATGTCTGCCTCTGCAGCGGCATCTTCGCGAAGAGGTTGGCGCCAGCCGGCCGAAGCAGCCGAACTTCCTGGCGCCTGTCGAGCCGGCGCCCGCACCTTATGACTGGCCTGTTTCGCGACCCAACGGTTTCGAGAATGAGTCAGTGTTCCGGCAGAGCGACCTTGGCCTGCCGATACAGCCTCATGGCGCGAGCGTCGAGACCATCAAGCAGATTGACTGA
- a CDS encoding ABC transporter permease — protein MNITGLFERVWRDGGHAWRSMRRAPVFTATAVATLALAIGGNTAMFTVIRAVLLNPLPYPQSEELVQISGGATPSRYTEMLAGARSFSGLGAHTNQESITLSGGAEPEVLKGIRVSANFLKILGVQPLLGRGFRVDEDAAGAPATAMISHELWQRRFGGDPQITGRPVMLGGVACTVIGVLPARFAFPLPGLDVWMTDPVDWPQMPVKSRAMSPFLTLFGRLRSGVGLDQAHAELTGLRHQYALAHPTMLDAKLRLPREVTAMKDQLVENVRSMLWLLLGAVGFVLLIACANVASLLLSRATARAREFAVRSALGAGRARLMGQLLVESVMLSAVGGVLGVGLAALLLRWIPSITSFELPRTAEIQMDWAVVGFAAVLSVVTGLAFGLGPSLGASRADLISVLRTSGLGASRGHGGWRLAGLPLRSLLPVGQVALSTVLLIGSALLMQSIANLRHVDVGFRTGNLLTMRISLPTTRYDTSEKRARFFEDLLPQIEGLPGVTGAAAGMSIPMTGFAGTPVQDASKPALRLNERPIAKFLPVTPGYFRTFGIPLRRGRVFTERDTEAVDRVAVIDENLARRFWPEYPKGVDPVGQRLLIGGVIPKPAEIVGVVASVKQSLENEGWPESVYLAFAQNAQPFAMVAVRTEGPAQGYARAVSERVRMVDRDQPVAEVRMMEDLVEEQVGQRRLLVTLLGAFALVALTLAAIGIYGVVAYSVAQRTQEVGIRRALGAQQGDILRMVMGQGFMLALSGVAIGLGGAYGLTRLMKALLFKVSATDAVTFAGIAMVFLVVALGASFLPARRAAGVDPMTALRM, from the coding sequence ATGAATATCACTGGGCTTTTCGAACGTGTCTGGCGGGATGGCGGTCATGCGTGGCGGAGCATGCGGCGGGCTCCGGTCTTTACGGCTACGGCCGTGGCCACCCTAGCTTTGGCGATTGGCGGGAACACGGCAATGTTTACCGTGATTCGTGCCGTGCTGCTGAATCCTCTGCCTTATCCGCAATCAGAGGAACTGGTGCAGATCTCGGGGGGCGCCACGCCTTCGCGGTATACGGAGATGCTGGCCGGGGCGCGGTCGTTCTCCGGGCTGGGCGCCCATACCAACCAGGAGTCCATTACGCTTTCCGGTGGCGCGGAGCCTGAGGTATTGAAGGGCATTCGGGTATCGGCGAATTTCCTGAAGATCCTGGGCGTGCAGCCGCTGCTGGGGCGAGGGTTTCGGGTGGACGAGGACGCGGCTGGCGCGCCAGCCACGGCGATGATCAGCCACGAGCTTTGGCAGCGGCGTTTTGGCGGGGATCCACAGATCACAGGGCGACCGGTGATGTTGGGGGGTGTTGCCTGCACGGTGATCGGCGTGCTGCCTGCGCGATTTGCGTTTCCGCTGCCGGGCCTGGACGTGTGGATGACCGATCCGGTGGATTGGCCACAGATGCCAGTGAAGTCGAGGGCGATGAGCCCGTTCCTGACGCTATTCGGGCGGCTGCGGAGCGGCGTGGGGCTGGACCAGGCTCATGCGGAGTTGACGGGGCTCCGGCACCAGTATGCGCTGGCGCATCCGACGATGCTGGACGCGAAACTGCGGCTGCCGCGCGAGGTGACCGCGATGAAGGATCAACTGGTAGAGAACGTGCGGTCGATGTTGTGGCTGCTGCTTGGAGCGGTGGGATTCGTGTTGCTGATCGCATGCGCGAATGTGGCGAGTCTGTTGTTGTCGAGGGCCACGGCGCGGGCCCGGGAGTTCGCGGTGCGGTCAGCGTTGGGCGCCGGCCGGGCTCGATTGATGGGGCAACTGCTGGTGGAGAGTGTGATGCTCTCGGCCGTGGGCGGCGTGTTGGGGGTGGGCCTGGCGGCATTGCTGCTGCGGTGGATTCCGAGCATCACGAGCTTCGAGTTGCCGCGAACGGCGGAGATCCAGATGGATTGGGCGGTGGTGGGGTTTGCGGCGGTGCTGTCGGTGGTGACGGGATTGGCGTTTGGCCTGGGGCCGTCGTTGGGGGCTTCGCGGGCGGATCTGATCAGTGTTTTGCGGACGAGTGGGTTGGGCGCGAGCCGGGGCCACGGCGGTTGGCGGCTGGCGGGATTGCCGCTGCGTAGTCTGCTGCCGGTGGGGCAGGTGGCGCTGTCGACAGTGCTGTTGATCGGGTCAGCGCTATTGATGCAGAGCATTGCGAATCTGCGGCACGTGGATGTGGGGTTCCGGACCGGGAACCTGCTGACAATGCGGATTTCGCTGCCGACGACGCGGTATGACACGAGCGAAAAACGGGCGCGGTTCTTTGAGGACCTGCTGCCTCAGATTGAAGGGTTGCCAGGGGTGACTGGAGCGGCGGCTGGGATGTCGATTCCGATGACGGGCTTTGCGGGGACTCCGGTGCAGGACGCGTCGAAGCCTGCCCTGCGGCTGAACGAGCGGCCGATTGCGAAGTTTCTGCCGGTGACGCCGGGGTATTTCCGGACGTTTGGGATTCCGCTGCGGCGAGGCCGAGTGTTCACGGAACGGGATACCGAGGCGGTGGACCGGGTGGCGGTGATCGACGAGAATCTGGCCCGGCGGTTCTGGCCGGAGTATCCGAAAGGCGTGGATCCGGTGGGGCAGCGGCTGTTGATTGGTGGGGTGATCCCGAAGCCGGCCGAGATTGTGGGGGTGGTGGCGAGCGTGAAGCAGTCGCTGGAGAACGAAGGATGGCCGGAGAGCGTGTACCTGGCGTTTGCCCAGAATGCTCAGCCATTTGCGATGGTGGCCGTGCGGACGGAGGGCCCGGCGCAGGGGTATGCGCGGGCGGTGAGCGAGCGGGTGCGGATGGTGGACCGGGATCAACCGGTGGCCGAGGTGCGGATGATGGAGGATTTGGTGGAGGAGCAGGTGGGGCAGCGCCGGTTGCTGGTGACGTTGTTGGGGGCTTTCGCGTTGGTGGCGTTGACGTTGGCGGCGATCGGGATTTACGGCGTAGTGGCCTATTCGGTGGCGCAGCGGACGCAGGAGGTGGGGATCCGGCGAGCCCTGGGGGCGCAACAGGGCGACATTCTGCGGATGGTGATGGGACAGGGGTTCATGCTGGCGCTGAGCGGCGTGGCCATCGGGTTGGGCGGAGCGTACGGGTTGACCCGGTTGATGAAGGCATTGTTATTCAAAGTGAGCGCGACGGACGCGGTGACGTTTGCGGGCATCGCGATGGTGTTCCTGGTGGTTGCGCTGGGGGCGAGTTTTCTACCAGCGCGGCGGGCGGCGGGGGTGGATCCCATGACGGCGCTACGGATGTGA